Proteins from a single region of Dysosmobacter acutus:
- a CDS encoding putative manganese-dependent inorganic diphosphatase, producing MDTIYITGHRNPDTDSVVSAMAYAALKNALGSREYQAACLGRLSDETQAVLDRFGFRPPKLIENVRTQVRDLDYDTPPTLSAGVTVSRAWHTIHGDDHISAIPVANEDGTLYGMLSAGDIAAYDMSSVRNPYVSGVPVYNLLSVIEGRILNEGSNTVDTVSGEVTIALPTSRRNLLFSSRDSIVVCGEQPEMIRHALEVGVGCVIICQAELDEELLKLPGNTCIISTPFDAYRTVRLICHSLPVSRVCKREDLVCFHLDDYIDDVREAVLQSRFRSYPILDESEKVVGTLSRFHLLRPRRKRVVLVDHNEAAQSVRGLDQAEILEIIDHHRLADIQTANPIYVRNEPVGSTTTIIAGMYQDKGLMPTEKMAGLMASAIVSDTVMFKSPTCTQRDVEVAQRLARIASVSLEELGKQIFSASSGDEKSAEEMLKTDFKEFHIAGHYLGVSQITCLDSKHLLERKEEFLKVMADLKSRRRYDMLLLMLTDVLREGSQILFLGDEQTIEQAFNSKPAGNTVFLSRVMSRKKQVIPALSALWG from the coding sequence ATGGATACCATTTACATTACAGGACACCGCAACCCGGACACGGACTCCGTGGTATCGGCCATGGCCTATGCGGCGCTGAAGAACGCCCTGGGTAGCCGGGAGTACCAGGCCGCCTGTCTCGGCCGGCTCAGTGACGAGACCCAGGCCGTGCTGGACCGGTTCGGCTTCCGCCCCCCCAAGCTGATCGAGAATGTCCGTACCCAGGTGCGGGACCTGGACTACGATACGCCCCCCACCCTCAGCGCCGGAGTCACCGTCAGCCGGGCCTGGCACACCATCCACGGCGACGACCACATCTCCGCCATCCCGGTGGCCAATGAGGATGGAACCCTCTACGGCATGCTCTCCGCCGGAGATATCGCCGCCTACGACATGTCCTCCGTCCGCAACCCCTATGTGAGCGGCGTGCCGGTGTACAACCTGCTGTCCGTCATCGAGGGCCGGATTTTAAATGAGGGAAGCAACACGGTGGACACGGTTTCCGGCGAGGTGACCATCGCCCTGCCCACCAGCCGCCGCAACCTGCTCTTTTCCAGCAGGGACAGCATCGTGGTCTGCGGCGAGCAGCCTGAGATGATCCGCCACGCCCTTGAGGTGGGCGTGGGATGCGTCATCATCTGCCAGGCGGAGTTGGATGAGGAGCTTTTGAAGCTTCCGGGCAATACCTGCATCATCTCCACCCCGTTCGACGCCTACCGCACGGTGCGGCTGATCTGCCACTCATTGCCGGTGAGCCGGGTGTGCAAACGGGAAGATTTGGTCTGCTTCCATCTGGACGACTATATCGACGATGTGCGGGAGGCGGTGCTGCAAAGCCGCTTCCGCTCCTATCCCATACTGGATGAAAGCGAGAAGGTGGTGGGCACGCTGTCCCGCTTCCACCTGCTGCGCCCCCGCCGCAAGCGGGTGGTGCTGGTGGACCACAACGAGGCGGCCCAGTCGGTCCGCGGCTTGGATCAGGCGGAGATTCTGGAGATCATCGACCACCACCGTCTGGCGGACATCCAGACAGCCAATCCCATCTATGTCCGCAACGAGCCGGTGGGCAGCACCACCACCATCATCGCCGGGATGTACCAGGACAAGGGGCTGATGCCCACGGAGAAGATGGCCGGGCTGATGGCCTCCGCCATCGTGTCCGACACAGTGATGTTCAAATCCCCCACCTGCACCCAGCGGGACGTGGAGGTGGCCCAGCGTCTGGCGCGCATTGCCAGCGTGTCGCTGGAGGAGCTGGGCAAGCAGATTTTCTCCGCAAGCAGCGGCGACGAGAAGTCCGCCGAGGAGATGCTCAAGACCGACTTCAAGGAGTTCCACATTGCCGGACACTACCTGGGCGTCAGCCAGATCACCTGTCTGGACTCCAAGCACCTCCTGGAGCGCAAGGAGGAGTTTTTGAAGGTGATGGCGGACCTCAAGTCCCGCCGCCGCTACGACATGCTGCTGCTGATGCTGACAGACGTGCTGCGGGAGGGGTCCCAGATCCTGTTCTTAGGCGACGAGCAGACCATCGAGCAGGCCTTCAACAGCAAGCCCGCGGGCAACACCGTGTTTTTGTCCAGAGTCATGTCCCGGAAAAAGCAGGTCATTCCCGCCCTGTCCGCCCTGTGGGGTTAA